A window of Paenibacillus sp. 19GGS1-52 contains these coding sequences:
- the cdaA gene encoding diadenylate cyclase CdaA, producing MSYFTDLTWKESIKDIIDILIVSYIIYKVLNMVRGTRAVQLLKGILVLVVIWALSTLLDLYTLKWLMNQMFTFGVLAVFIIFQPEMRRGLEQLGRGKFFGRAVENDEEIGKLIGEVIKAVNYLAQRKIGALIVFERATGLNEYTESGIPMRSLVSSELLINIFIPNTPLHDGALIMQGNQIAAAACYLPLSENPFISKELGTRHRAAIGISEVADSVSVIVSEETGQISLAINGQIVRDIKEESLISKLYQELRSNSPLKDKSSAFWKRKGDKNNG from the coding sequence ATGAGTTATTTTACAGACTTAACATGGAAAGAGTCCATTAAAGATATAATCGATATCCTGATCGTCAGCTATATTATTTATAAAGTGCTCAACATGGTGCGTGGTACCCGTGCAGTTCAGCTGCTGAAGGGTATTCTGGTGCTGGTTGTTATTTGGGCACTTAGCACCCTCTTAGATTTGTACACACTGAAATGGCTAATGAATCAGATGTTTACGTTTGGAGTGCTGGCGGTATTTATTATTTTTCAGCCGGAAATGCGAAGGGGGCTGGAGCAGCTGGGTCGAGGGAAGTTTTTCGGACGAGCTGTGGAGAATGATGAGGAAATTGGGAAGTTAATTGGCGAAGTTATTAAAGCTGTGAATTATTTAGCACAGCGAAAAATAGGGGCGTTAATTGTATTCGAGAGAGCCACGGGGCTTAATGAATATACAGAATCCGGTATCCCTATGCGTTCTTTGGTCAGCTCCGAGCTGCTGATTAATATTTTCATACCAAATACCCCTCTGCATGATGGGGCCCTTATTATGCAGGGTAACCAGATTGCGGCTGCCGCCTGTTATTTACCGCTATCGGAGAACCCATTTATCAGCAAAGAGCTGGGGACTCGGCATCGTGCGGCTATCGGGATTAGTGAAGTGGCAGATTCCGTGTCTGTGATTGTATCAGAGGAGACTGGACAGATTTCGCTGGCCATTAATGGTCAGATCGTGAGAGATATTAAAGAAGAATCGCTGATTTCCAAGCTGTATCAAGAGTTGCGTTCGAATTCTCCATTAAAGGATAAAAGTTCTGCTTTCTGGAAACGGAAGGGGGACAAGAACAATGGATAA
- the sigW gene encoding RNA polymerase sigma factor SigW has translation MENPEGRLTKLALKGDQRAFAELVELYKDKIYHLAYRMLNNRHEAEDIVQETFLRVYRNLDRYDDKQKFSTWIYRIGTNLCIDRLRKRKPTFSLDAEMNDQEGVDGYSLIPSDNVTPETELLLSETQRLIYEAIDSLPVKYRSVMILRYLQDLSLQEISDVMDIPVTTIKTRVHRGREFLRKKLGPKM, from the coding sequence GTGGAGAATCCGGAAGGCAGATTGACAAAGCTCGCCTTGAAAGGCGACCAAAGGGCATTTGCCGAGCTTGTGGAACTATATAAAGACAAAATATATCATTTAGCTTACCGAATGCTGAACAACCGCCATGAGGCGGAGGACATTGTTCAGGAGACCTTTTTGCGTGTATATAGAAACTTGGATCGTTATGATGATAAACAGAAGTTCTCAACATGGATATATCGGATTGGCACAAATCTTTGTATCGATAGGTTGCGCAAGCGGAAACCAACTTTTTCTCTGGATGCCGAAATGAACGACCAGGAGGGCGTTGATGGCTATTCACTGATTCCAAGCGATAATGTGACGCCTGAGACGGAATTACTTCTCTCCGAGACACAGAGACTGATCTATGAGGCCATCGACAGCCTACCTGTTAAATATAGGTCGGTAATGATTCTGAGGTATCTACAGGATTTGTCGCTTCAGGAGATTAGTGACGTGATGGATATACCTGTAACAACGATTAAGACCCGTGTACATCGCGGTCGTGAATTTTTGCGCAAAAAATTAGGCCCCAAAATGTAA
- the glmS gene encoding glutamine--fructose-6-phosphate transaminase (isomerizing), whose product MCGIVGYIGNQNSQGILVEGLKKLEYRGYDSAGIAVFTKDGLQIVKAQGRLVNLETKLETHPLTGSAGIGHTRWATHGKPSDENSHPHTDDSQKFSVVHNGIVENYLDLKEELIAGGCHFTSETDTEVISHLIAREYDGDIVKAVQKAITFMRGAFALGVLTELEPDKLVAVRQASPLIIGLGEGENFIGSDIPALLEYTRNVYILNDGEMAVLTRDAVELMTIEGNFISREMITVDWDAVTAEKGGYEHFMLKEIHEQPKAYRDTMRGRINAEGNKVILPELNLTAEQIKNIRNIQIVACGTAYNAGLVGRNLIESLVRIPVENDIASEYRYRSPIVTPETLVIVVSQSGETADTLAALREGQANGAHVLAITNVVGSSIAREANDVLVTLAGPEIAVASTKAYTSQLIVFTLLGLYMAEIRGTQSEAQVAEILAAMQSLPEQVEEVLTQKEAIKNYAEEISKHEHLFFIGRGVDYAVAQEGSLKLKEISYIHSEAYAAGELKHGTLALIQEGVPVIAMATQESVLEKTVSNIKEVKARGADVMAITHQEHVTDLLRSVDQVFVIPKTLPLLTPALSVVTLQLLAYYASLALGHDVDKPRNLAKSVTVE is encoded by the coding sequence ATGTGTGGTATTGTAGGATATATTGGTAATCAGAATTCGCAGGGTATCTTGGTTGAGGGTCTGAAGAAGTTGGAGTATCGTGGGTACGATTCCGCTGGTATTGCTGTATTTACCAAAGACGGACTGCAAATCGTAAAGGCACAGGGACGTCTGGTGAACTTGGAAACGAAGCTGGAAACCCATCCTCTTACAGGCAGTGCAGGAATTGGACATACACGCTGGGCTACGCACGGCAAACCTTCTGATGAGAATTCACATCCTCATACGGATGATAGCCAGAAATTCTCGGTAGTTCATAATGGTATTGTCGAAAACTACCTGGATCTCAAAGAAGAACTGATTGCTGGTGGATGCCACTTCACATCTGAAACGGATACTGAGGTTATTTCTCACCTGATCGCCCGTGAATATGATGGAGACATCGTAAAAGCTGTTCAAAAGGCAATTACTTTCATGCGCGGTGCGTTTGCACTGGGTGTTCTTACAGAATTGGAACCAGATAAATTGGTAGCAGTACGTCAGGCCAGTCCGCTGATTATCGGTCTTGGCGAAGGAGAAAACTTTATCGGGTCAGATATTCCTGCTCTGCTTGAATATACCCGTAACGTATATATTTTGAACGACGGCGAAATGGCTGTATTGACACGGGATGCTGTCGAATTGATGACGATTGAAGGCAACTTTATTTCTCGGGAAATGATTACTGTCGATTGGGATGCAGTTACCGCAGAAAAAGGCGGCTACGAGCATTTCATGTTGAAAGAAATCCATGAGCAGCCTAAGGCTTACCGCGATACAATGCGCGGCCGCATCAACGCTGAAGGAAACAAGGTTATTTTGCCTGAGCTTAATCTGACTGCTGAACAAATCAAAAATATCCGCAATATTCAGATCGTCGCTTGTGGTACTGCTTATAACGCAGGCCTTGTAGGACGTAACCTGATCGAGTCATTAGTACGTATTCCTGTCGAGAATGACATCGCCTCAGAATACCGTTACCGTTCACCTATCGTGACACCAGAAACTCTAGTGATCGTGGTCAGCCAATCCGGCGAAACTGCAGATACTCTGGCTGCTCTGCGTGAAGGTCAAGCGAATGGTGCGCATGTACTGGCCATCACCAACGTGGTAGGTAGCTCCATTGCTCGTGAAGCTAATGATGTATTGGTAACATTAGCTGGACCGGAAATTGCTGTAGCTTCGACTAAAGCTTATACTTCACAGCTGATCGTGTTCACTCTGTTGGGTCTATACATGGCTGAAATACGTGGTACGCAGTCTGAGGCACAGGTTGCTGAAATTCTGGCAGCGATGCAATCATTGCCTGAGCAAGTGGAAGAAGTTCTGACACAAAAAGAAGCCATTAAGAACTATGCAGAAGAAATTTCCAAGCATGAACACTTATTCTTCATCGGCCGCGGCGTAGATTATGCTGTAGCTCAAGAAGGTTCGCTGAAGCTGAAAGAGATCTCTTATATTCACTCCGAAGCTTATGCTGCAGGAGAGTTGAAACATGGTACGTTGGCTCTGATCCAAGAGGGTGTTCCGGTTATTGCCATGGCTACTCAGGAGTCCGTCCTTGAGAAAACCGTCAGCAACATCAAAGAAGTGAAAGCCCGCGGCGCGGACGTTATGGCTATCACGCACCAAGAGCATGTAACTGACCTGCTCAGATCGGTCGATCAAGTATTTGTTATCCCGAAAACCCTGCCGCTACTGACACCTGCTCTGTCCGTAGTAACCCTGCAATTGCTGGCGTATTACGCCTCGCTGGCTTTGGGCCATGATGTGGATAAACCACGGAATTTGGCGAAGAGTGTAACTGTGGAGTAG
- a CDS encoding CdaR family protein: MDKWMKNNNFNKILALAFGIMLWAMVHVDTAPVSQTTVSTQTKIIENVKINVSGFDEDKYVMDMDVDSVRMEVQGKRSDITYKVSDAYEVTLDLSDIQPGDTTLPLQYSLPKGVELVRMTPEEVNVHVELRNTKSFPITMITKGKPADGYQLGTPVLQPVGTAEVTLAASELSKVAKVQGTIELDGESDTFKENKMKLYAYDSSGNEIPNAVIEPSSVSVEIPITLPFKSLPLEIGYTGQLPDALVLSRVTPEIETIVVYGQKDVLAALSSYEATIDLSSIDAAGTVQLKAELKPPAGIEKIEPATVNVTVSTSKIAERTIEGIPIKLQGVSRGLEAVITTPESKAITLTLAGAPTLLDQLDQDSIGVVADVSGLAAGIHEVALQVSLPRFIALGNSSERLTVTVQVQSPATPVPSKAPETGSGVTPEPSAEPAVGSGDVTEAPTHSTGAVETTAPTPSPVQSDSAGGNSGTASGNEITGNAASTGGT; encoded by the coding sequence ATGGATAAGTGGATGAAGAACAACAATTTCAATAAAATCCTTGCACTTGCGTTCGGAATTATGCTCTGGGCCATGGTTCATGTCGATACCGCACCTGTTTCGCAGACGACAGTAAGTACGCAAACGAAGATTATTGAGAACGTGAAAATCAATGTTAGCGGCTTTGATGAAGATAAGTATGTTATGGATATGGATGTGGATAGCGTAAGAATGGAAGTTCAGGGCAAGCGCTCGGATATCACCTATAAAGTATCGGATGCTTATGAGGTGACGCTTGACCTAAGTGATATTCAACCGGGGGATACGACACTTCCGCTGCAGTATTCGCTACCTAAGGGTGTAGAACTTGTCAGAATGACACCTGAAGAAGTGAACGTGCATGTAGAACTGCGGAATACGAAATCTTTTCCGATAACGATGATTACTAAAGGTAAACCTGCGGATGGATATCAGCTCGGTACTCCTGTCCTTCAGCCGGTAGGTACGGCCGAGGTTACCCTTGCTGCCAGCGAACTGAGTAAAGTGGCGAAGGTGCAAGGAACAATCGAGCTGGATGGCGAAAGTGATACATTCAAAGAAAATAAAATGAAACTGTATGCCTACGACAGCAGTGGCAATGAAATTCCAAATGCAGTAATCGAGCCTTCAAGCGTATCTGTCGAAATACCGATAACCTTACCATTCAAAAGCTTGCCGCTGGAAATTGGCTATACGGGTCAGCTTCCGGATGCGCTGGTATTATCCAGAGTCACTCCGGAAATTGAGACGATCGTAGTGTATGGGCAGAAGGACGTTTTGGCAGCCTTATCTTCATATGAAGCTACAATTGATCTTAGTTCTATTGATGCCGCTGGAACAGTACAGCTAAAGGCGGAGCTAAAGCCTCCGGCCGGTATTGAGAAGATTGAGCCTGCAACGGTGAATGTAACGGTATCCACTTCTAAGATAGCAGAGCGGACTATTGAAGGCATTCCAATTAAACTGCAGGGTGTAAGCAGAGGACTAGAGGCGGTTATCACTACTCCTGAGAGCAAAGCAATTACACTTACGTTAGCTGGGGCGCCGACTTTATTGGACCAGCTGGATCAGGACAGTATTGGTGTAGTTGCTGATGTTAGCGGCCTTGCCGCTGGGATTCACGAAGTGGCTCTGCAGGTATCTCTGCCCCGGTTCATCGCACTTGGCAATTCTAGTGAACGTCTAACTGTGACTGTGCAAGTGCAATCACCAGCAACTCCAGTTCCCTCGAAAGCACCGGAAACGGGGAGTGGAGTCACTCCGGAGCCAAGCGCTGAACCTGCCGTAGGCAGTGGAGACGTTACAGAGGCGCCGACGCATAGCACTGGAGCTGTTGAAACGACAGCGCCGACCCCGAGCCCAGTTCAGTCTGATAGCGCTGGTGGGAACAGTGGAACAGCTAGCGGTAATGAGATTACAGGGAACGCCGCAAGTACAGGCGGAACGTAA
- the glmM gene encoding phosphoglucosamine mutase translates to MGKYFGTDGVRGVANRELTAEMAYNIGRCGGYVLAGDLEKPKVVIGMDTRISGPMLESALVAGLLSIGADVIRLGVVTTPAVAYITRLLKADAGVMISASHNPVEDNGIKFFGGDGFKLTDETELRIEELMDAEIDELPRPIGSGLGILAVDNDAKYLYLEYLKTTITQSFKGFKIVLDCAHGAAYELAPRLFRELGAEVIAIGSEPNGLNINDGFGSTHPATLRAEVLRHGADLGLAFDGDADRLIAIDETGEEVDGDFILCICGDAMNRAGKLKDGTIVSTVMSNIGFYKATEKLSLNTAKTAVGDRYVMEEMRRGGYNLGGEQSGHVIFLDYNTTGDGILTAIQLVDTMKASGKKLSVLKSMMTKYPQVLVNVRVLDKTNYPNNVAIEAAINEVEGKLGDNGRVLVRPSGTEPLIRVMAEGPDKAELDLYVSQIVDVVQRELV, encoded by the coding sequence ATGGGTAAGTATTTTGGAACTGACGGCGTGCGTGGAGTCGCAAACCGGGAATTGACTGCAGAAATGGCCTATAATATTGGCCGCTGTGGTGGATATGTACTAGCGGGTGACCTAGAGAAGCCCAAAGTAGTAATTGGAATGGACACACGTATCTCCGGCCCAATGCTGGAATCGGCACTTGTAGCTGGTCTGCTGTCTATTGGGGCAGATGTTATCCGTCTGGGAGTGGTAACTACACCTGCAGTTGCTTATATTACAAGACTATTGAAGGCTGATGCGGGAGTGATGATCTCAGCTTCGCATAATCCGGTTGAAGATAATGGTATTAAGTTCTTTGGCGGGGATGGCTTCAAGCTAACCGATGAAACTGAGCTTCGCATTGAAGAACTGATGGATGCTGAGATCGATGAACTGCCTCGTCCTATAGGCTCAGGGTTAGGAATACTGGCAGTTGATAATGATGCTAAGTATCTATATCTGGAATATTTAAAGACAACAATAACTCAAAGCTTCAAAGGCTTCAAAATCGTATTGGACTGTGCTCACGGTGCAGCTTACGAGCTTGCACCACGTTTGTTCAGAGAACTGGGCGCAGAGGTTATTGCCATTGGTTCAGAGCCCAATGGGCTGAACATTAATGACGGATTCGGCTCCACACATCCGGCTACATTGCGTGCGGAAGTATTGCGACACGGGGCAGATTTAGGACTTGCTTTTGACGGAGATGCCGATCGCCTGATTGCTATTGATGAAACGGGAGAAGAGGTCGATGGAGACTTTATCCTCTGTATTTGCGGAGACGCAATGAATCGTGCAGGCAAGCTTAAGGACGGTACGATTGTTTCGACCGTAATGAGCAATATTGGATTCTACAAGGCAACTGAGAAATTATCGCTTAACACGGCCAAAACAGCAGTTGGTGATCGGTACGTCATGGAAGAAATGCGCCGTGGCGGTTATAACCTGGGTGGAGAGCAATCTGGACATGTTATTTTCCTCGATTACAACACAACTGGAGACGGTATTCTGACGGCTATTCAACTGGTAGATACCATGAAGGCTTCAGGAAAGAAGCTAAGTGTACTGAAATCCATGATGACGAAATACCCACAGGTGCTAGTGAATGTTCGTGTGCTAGATAAGACTAACTATCCGAACAATGTGGCTATTGAAGCGGCAATTAATGAAGTTGAAGGTAAACTAGGCGACAATGGCCGAGTGTTGGTGCGTCCGTCGGGTACAGAACCACTGATCCGCGTAATGGCAGAAGGTCCTGACAAGGCCGAATTGGATCTATATGTAAGTCAGATTGTAGATGTAGTACAGCGTGAGCTGGTATAA
- a CDS encoding LysR family transcriptional regulator has product MNLNLIKLQIVELLNKHKKITAVADELGLKQPTVTYHLKNLEQQLGGKLFESRMDKMILTESGRAFLHYAVKINALAAEAERVVKEFSNAGRGTLKIGASYVPATYILPRILSQFGEQHSGVTISLSVKSSPIIKEMLVSHEIDLGILSTESFYLPNLHNQALCEDELVLVFAPSHEFAALSELSPLSIASANFILHEKESSTRQMTDKWFEQCTLQPKAPILLDSLEAIKQTLLSGKHVSFISKLAVEDEVDRGILMMRNIPDYNFHRHIFYSYNRDRHYSPLIGLFIDLLRTFRL; this is encoded by the coding sequence GTGAATCTAAATTTAATTAAACTGCAGATCGTGGAGCTGCTGAATAAACATAAGAAAATAACGGCAGTGGCCGATGAACTCGGACTAAAGCAGCCTACGGTTACATATCACCTGAAGAATCTGGAGCAGCAGTTGGGTGGGAAATTATTTGAATCCAGAATGGACAAAATGATTCTGACGGAGAGCGGTAGAGCGTTTCTTCATTATGCAGTCAAGATTAATGCCCTCGCCGCAGAGGCGGAGCGGGTCGTTAAGGAATTTAGTAACGCAGGACGGGGAACACTTAAGATTGGTGCTAGTTATGTACCCGCTACTTATATCCTCCCAAGAATATTGAGCCAGTTTGGGGAACAGCATTCAGGGGTAACTATCTCTTTATCCGTTAAGTCGTCTCCTATCATTAAAGAGATGCTGGTGAGTCATGAGATTGATCTTGGTATTTTATCTACAGAATCCTTTTATCTGCCTAATCTGCATAATCAGGCGCTCTGCGAGGATGAGCTTGTGTTGGTGTTTGCTCCCAGTCATGAATTCGCTGCCCTCTCTGAACTCAGTCCGTTGAGTATTGCTTCGGCAAACTTCATTCTGCACGAAAAGGAATCAAGCACGCGCCAAATGACAGATAAATGGTTCGAGCAATGTACATTACAGCCAAAAGCCCCAATTCTGCTGGATTCTCTCGAGGCTATTAAACAAACCCTGCTGAGCGGGAAGCATGTCTCCTTCATTTCAAAACTGGCTGTAGAGGATGAAGTAGATAGGGGGATACTAATGATGAGGAACATTCCGGACTATAACTTCCACAGGCATATTTTTTATTCCTATAACCGTGATCGGCATTACTCTCCTTTAATTGGACTGTTTATAGATTTACTCCGCACATTTCGCCTGTAA
- the ppc gene encoding phosphoenolpyruvate carboxylase, with product MTELTTTVSKSNSNNLLRRDVRFLGNILGEVLVHQGGNELLEIVEKIRETSKSLRSLFLPELHSEFKELISSLDPENRHQVIRAFAIYFQLVNIAEQNHRIRRKRDYERSAGETVQPGSIESAIQELRERDFSQEDVREIIKGMSLELVMTAHPTEAMRRAILDIHKRIADDVTGLDNPTLTFREREQLREKLLNEVITLWQTDELRDRKPTVLDEVRNGMYYFHETIFHVLPDVYQELERCLSKYYPGQNWHVPTYLRFGSWIGGDRDGNPSVTSSVTLETLRMQRKLAIREYQRIMRELMQYLSFSTSIVNVTPELLESIELNRGILNIDKGKMWHNDNEPYRIKLSYMIAKTQNVLDDEKKGTLERYASPEEFIDDLNVIDRSLRHHYADYVADTYIKKLIRQVELFGFHTATLDVRQHSQEHENAMTEILEKMNITPDYSKLTEKEKVDLLENLLNDPRPLTSPYQAYSESTEECLGVYRTIFKAQDEYGKQCITSYLISMAEAASDILEVMVFSKEVGLFRKDNDGTVVCTLQAVPLFETIEDLHEAPQIMHTLLSLPIYRDAVRAMNDLQEIMLGYSDSNKDGGVVTANWELRVALQQITATADEFGIKLKFFHGRGGALGRGGMPLNRSILAQPASTIGGGIKITEQGEVISSRYSMQGIAYRSLEQATSALVTAAINARTPQTDLYEAKWDEIVANISEVSLNKYQDLIFRDPDFLTYFKESTPLPEVGELNIGSRPSKRKNSDRFEDLRAIPWVFAWTQSRYLLPAWYAAGTGLQSFYQGKEENMKIMQHMYESFSFFTTLIDTLQMAIAKADLVIAKEYASMGKNEEARLRIFGQIEEEFKLTSELILKITRQQDILDNVPVIQESIRLRNPYVDPLSYLQVQLLSELRELRDGDGDDPDLLREVLLTINGIAAGLRNTG from the coding sequence ATGACCGAACTTACGACTACCGTTAGCAAAAGCAACTCCAACAATCTGCTGCGGCGGGACGTACGGTTCCTGGGGAATATTTTGGGCGAGGTCTTGGTTCACCAAGGTGGTAACGAACTGCTGGAGATTGTGGAGAAAATCCGCGAGACTAGTAAATCATTACGCTCATTGTTTTTGCCTGAACTGCACAGTGAATTTAAGGAGTTAATCAGTTCTCTGGACCCAGAGAATCGTCATCAGGTGATACGAGCATTCGCCATTTATTTTCAATTGGTGAATATTGCCGAACAGAATCACCGGATTCGCCGCAAACGTGACTATGAACGTTCAGCGGGGGAGACAGTACAGCCTGGTTCGATCGAAAGCGCGATTCAGGAACTCCGGGAACGTGACTTCTCCCAGGAGGATGTGCGTGAGATTATTAAAGGCATGTCGCTGGAGCTAGTTATGACGGCTCATCCAACAGAAGCCATGCGCCGAGCTATTCTTGATATTCATAAGCGGATAGCTGACGATGTGACGGGCCTCGATAACCCAACCTTAACCTTCCGGGAACGTGAGCAACTTCGGGAGAAGCTACTTAATGAAGTAATTACATTATGGCAAACGGATGAGCTTCGTGACCGCAAGCCTACGGTTCTAGATGAAGTTCGTAATGGAATGTATTATTTCCATGAGACGATCTTCCATGTTTTGCCGGATGTTTACCAAGAACTTGAACGATGTTTAAGTAAATATTATCCTGGGCAGAACTGGCATGTGCCAACCTATCTACGCTTTGGATCATGGATTGGCGGCGACCGTGACGGTAACCCTTCCGTAACTTCTTCCGTAACTCTGGAGACGCTCCGTATGCAACGTAAGCTGGCTATCCGAGAATATCAGCGTATCATGCGTGAATTGATGCAGTACCTAAGCTTTAGCACAAGTATTGTAAATGTAACACCGGAGCTGCTCGAATCCATTGAACTGAACCGGGGCATTCTCAATATCGATAAGGGTAAAATGTGGCATAATGACAATGAACCCTACCGAATTAAGCTTAGTTATATGATCGCCAAGACGCAGAACGTGCTGGATGATGAGAAAAAAGGCACGCTGGAGCGCTATGCATCACCTGAGGAGTTTATTGATGATTTGAATGTTATCGACCGCAGTCTCCGGCATCATTATGCCGATTATGTGGCCGACACTTATATAAAGAAGCTAATCCGTCAAGTAGAGCTGTTCGGTTTCCATACCGCAACCCTTGATGTTCGCCAGCACAGTCAGGAGCATGAAAATGCGATGACAGAGATTTTGGAGAAAATGAATATCACACCGGATTACTCCAAGCTGACAGAGAAGGAAAAGGTCGATCTTCTGGAGAATTTGCTTAATGATCCGCGGCCTTTAACTTCACCTTATCAGGCTTATAGCGAGAGTACGGAGGAGTGTCTGGGAGTGTACCGGACAATATTCAAGGCTCAGGATGAATATGGAAAACAATGTATTACGAGTTATCTCATTAGTATGGCTGAGGCTGCCAGTGACATTCTTGAGGTTATGGTATTCTCCAAAGAGGTTGGTTTATTCCGCAAGGATAACGATGGTACAGTCGTTTGCACCCTGCAGGCTGTGCCGCTCTTTGAAACTATTGAGGATCTACATGAAGCCCCGCAAATCATGCATACGCTGCTTAGTCTGCCTATCTACCGTGATGCAGTAAGAGCGATGAACGATCTGCAAGAAATTATGCTTGGCTATTCGGACAGTAATAAAGATGGCGGTGTGGTGACTGCTAACTGGGAGCTTCGTGTTGCTCTGCAGCAAATTACAGCTACAGCTGACGAGTTTGGCATCAAGCTGAAGTTCTTCCATGGACGCGGCGGAGCGCTTGGACGTGGTGGCATGCCGCTGAACCGCAGCATCTTGGCCCAGCCAGCTTCAACCATTGGTGGAGGCATTAAGATTACCGAACAGGGTGAGGTTATTTCCTCCCGTTATTCGATGCAGGGTATTGCCTATCGCAGTTTGGAACAGGCTACTTCAGCACTTGTGACGGCAGCAATTAATGCCAGAACGCCACAAACGGATCTGTATGAAGCCAAGTGGGATGAGATTGTCGCCAACATTTCCGAAGTCTCACTGAACAAATATCAGGATTTGATCTTCCGTGATCCGGACTTCCTCACCTACTTCAAAGAATCAACGCCACTGCCTGAGGTCGGAGAGCTGAATATTGGCTCACGTCCTTCCAAACGGAAGAACAGTGATCGTTTTGAGGATCTACGGGCTATTCCATGGGTATTTGCTTGGACGCAGAGCCGCTATTTGCTACCGGCTTGGTATGCCGCTGGAACAGGGCTGCAAAGCTTCTACCAGGGTAAGGAAGAGAATATGAAGATCATGCAGCATATGTATGAGAGCTTCTCCTTCTTCACTACTCTGATTGATACCCTGCAAATGGCTATTGCCAAAGCGGATTTAGTAATCGCTAAGGAATATGCCAGTATGGGTAAGAATGAAGAAGCACGTCTGCGGATCTTTGGACAGATTGAAGAGGAATTCAAGCTGACTTCAGAGCTGATTCTCAAAATTACTAGACAGCAGGATATTCTGGATAACGTACCTGTTATTCAGGAGTCGATCCGGCTGCGCAATCCGTACGTCGATCCGCTGAGCTATCTACAAGTTCAATTGCTATCCGAGCTTAGAGAACTGCGCGACGGTGACGGTGACGACCCAGATCTGCTGCGTGAGGTACTGCTTACAATTAACGGAATTGCTGCCGGCCTTCGGAATACGGGCTGA
- a CDS encoding zf-HC2 domain-containing protein, with protein MECKLAVSMMHDYLDDDLPGQQQRELKEHLLSCTDCRVKFKELEQTDMLMFSLMHHNPVASEDLVDRIMNSIPKSKKERGFVTWIKRHPALTAASLFLVVMLMSTVTLGNSDRQLVVRGSDLDQVVIKGDTVIVPSGKVISGDLTVENGKTQVFGEVNGNVTVIDGSLYQASTAHISGQVKSIDQAVSWIWYKVTNMFSEVAYR; from the coding sequence ATGGAATGCAAACTGGCCGTCTCTATGATGCATGATTACTTGGATGACGACTTGCCCGGACAGCAGCAGAGAGAATTGAAGGAGCATCTTCTATCCTGTACAGATTGCCGTGTGAAGTTCAAAGAATTGGAACAGACCGATATGCTGATGTTCTCCCTGATGCACCACAATCCTGTGGCCTCAGAGGATCTTGTAGACCGGATTATGAATTCAATACCGAAATCCAAGAAAGAAAGAGGCTTTGTCACCTGGATAAAGAGACATCCTGCGCTTACAGCAGCGTCCCTATTTCTTGTTGTCATGCTGATGAGCACAGTTACTCTTGGAAATTCGGACAGACAGCTAGTAGTCAGGGGTTCCGATCTTGATCAGGTCGTCATCAAAGGAGATACGGTTATTGTACCTTCCGGCAAAGTCATTTCTGGTGATCTTACGGTGGAGAACGGCAAAACTCAGGTATTCGGGGAAGTAAACGGCAATGTAACAGTCATCGACGGTTCTCTATATCAAGCATCAACGGCTCATATTTCCGGGCAAGTCAAAAGCATAGACCAAGCGGTAAGCTGGATCTGGTATAAAGTGACAAATATGTTCTCTGAAGTCGCCTACCGTTAA